The window GACACAATTTACCTTATGAAACAGACGGAGTTGTAATAAAAGTAAATAATTTACAACAACAAGAAGAGTTAGGATATACAGCAAAAGCGCCACGTTGGGCAATTGCATATAAGTTTAAAGCAGAACAAGTTTCAACAGTTTTACATGAAATTACCTATCAAGTTGGTAGAACTGGAGCAATAACTCCAGTTGCTAATTTAGAACCAGTTCAATTGGCTGGAACGGTTGTAAAACGAGCTTCGTTACACAATGCCGATCAAATTGAAAAGTTGGATATTAGAATAAACGATACTGTTTTTGTAGAAAAAGGAGGAGAAATTATTCCGAAGATAATTGCAGTAGATTTAACTAAACGCCCAGAAAGTTCTGCGCCAACAAAATATGCAACAAATTGTCCAGAATGTAATACCGAATTGGTAAGAACAGTAGGTGATGCAAAACATTATTGCCCAAATGAGTTTGGTTGCGCGCCACAAATAACAGGAAGAATCCAGCATTTTATATCAAGAAAAGCCATGGATATTGATGGTTTAGGTGGAGAAACGGTAGATTTATTACGCAAAGAAGGATTAATACATAATTATGCCGATTTATACGATTTAAAAGTTGAGCAAGTAATTCCGTTAGAACGTATGGCAGAGAAGTCTGCACAGAATATGGTTGACGGAATAAAAAAATCAACTGAAATTCCGTTTGAAAAAGTGTTATTTGCTTTAGGAATCCGTTTTGTAGGTGAAACCGTTGCTAAGAAATTAGCAAAACATTTTAAGTCTATTGATAACTTAATGGCGGCGGATTTAGAAACTCTAATTTCAGTAGATGAAATAGGAGAAAGAATTGCGCAAAGTGTTATCGATTTTTCTCAAGATTTAGGAAATATTCAATTAATTGATAGATTAAAAAGTTACGGAGTTCAATTAGAAGTTTCCGCAGAAAACTTAGCAAATCAAACCGATAAATTACAAGGAAAAGTAATTGTGGTCTCAGGCGTTTTTCATCAAATGAGTAGAAATGAACTCAAAAAAGCAATTGAAGATAATGGAGGAAAAGTAAGTTCTTCCATCTCTAAAAAAACAAGTTTTATTGTTGCTGGAGATAATATGGGGCCAAGTAAATTAACAAAAGCTCAAGATTTAGGTGTTGAAATTATTACGGAACAAGATTTTATAAACTTAATCAATTAAATGACCAAACAAACCAAAATAACAATAGCATCAATATTGTTTTTA of the Tenacibaculum todarodis genome contains:
- the ligA gene encoding NAD-dependent DNA ligase LigA produces the protein MTIQQQIETLREDLRAHNYNYYVLDNATISDFDFDIKLKELEKLEEENPQFFDANSPTQRVGGGITKNFETVTHKNRMYSLDNSYSKEDLLDWEKRIQKMLGTDDIEYTCELKYDGASINLTFENGKFVKAVTRGDGFQGDDVSKNIRTIKSIPLHLKNDFVTDFEMRGEIILPLGGFNKMNEERVSNGEEEYKNPRNTASGSLKLQDSAEVAKRPLDCLLYQVVTSERKYKTHFESLENARKVGFKVPKTITLAASIDAVFDFVNSWDSKRHNLPYETDGVVIKVNNLQQQEELGYTAKAPRWAIAYKFKAEQVSTVLHEITYQVGRTGAITPVANLEPVQLAGTVVKRASLHNADQIEKLDIRINDTVFVEKGGEIIPKIIAVDLTKRPESSAPTKYATNCPECNTELVRTVGDAKHYCPNEFGCAPQITGRIQHFISRKAMDIDGLGGETVDLLRKEGLIHNYADLYDLKVEQVIPLERMAEKSAQNMVDGIKKSTEIPFEKVLFALGIRFVGETVAKKLAKHFKSIDNLMAADLETLISVDEIGERIAQSVIDFSQDLGNIQLIDRLKSYGVQLEVSAENLANQTDKLQGKVIVVSGVFHQMSRNELKKAIEDNGGKVSSSISKKTSFIVAGDNMGPSKLTKAQDLGVEIITEQDFINLIN